ACTGAAATCGTGTCCAGGCTGTTCCCGGTACCGTCGCAGTCTGCGTGGAGAAGCCCACAATCTGCTGAGTCTGGCCTAAAGCCCGCCCTGAGACGATCTTGAGCCGGAGGTCATGAAAAGGCGGGTGCCTGCGCGCGCCGGGCGTGTACCGCCGGGCGGCCGCCCGGGTGTAAGCTCTTTGCACCTTCAATCGCCCCTGCCCGCGCGGTGGCCGTTCGCCTGCCCTCCTCTTTGCTGGCTTCTCTGCTCTGGAAAGGGTCCGGTGATCTGTTCGTGCAGTCTGAGAATGCTCCTGTTCGGATTGTGAGTGTCGCCGCGCACAGCGGCGCGGGAAAAACCACGCTCTCGGAGGCCCTGCTCGTCGCCAGCGGGGCCTTGCCGCGTGCCGGGCGGGTGGAGGACGGCACCACCCAGAGTGACCACACCGAGGCCGAGAAACAGCACGGTTTCTCCATCACCACCGGCGTCCTGCGGCTGAACCGTGACGGCACCGACATCACCCTGCTGGACACGCCTGGTTACGCCGACTTCGTGCGCGAGATTCGCGGCGGCATCCGCGCGGCGGATTCGGCCCTGATCGTGGTGAGTGCCGTGAGCGGGGTGGAGGTCGGCACCGAGCGGGTGTGGGCCACCGCCGACCGCTTCGAGATGCCGCGCGTGGTGGTGATCGGCAAGATGGACCGCGAGCGCGCCAACTTCTACGCCGTGCTGGCTGATATCCGCGCGAGTTTAAAAGGCCCGGTCGCGGCGGCCTTCCTGCCGGTAGGGGAGGGGCCGGGCTTCCGGGGCGTGCTGGACGTGCTGGCGGCGGACCCGGAAGAGGTGCCGGGCGAACTGCGCGCCGCCTTGCGCGAGGCCCGCGAGGGGCTGGTGGACACCATCGTCGAAACCGACGACGACCTGATGAACCGCTATCTGGAAGGCGAGGAGATCGGCACGGACGAACTGCGCGCCGCCTTCCTGCGCGCCGTCCACGCGGGCAGCCTCTACCCGGTCCTTCCGGTCAGCGCCGAGACGGGCGTAGGTATTCCCGAACTGCTGAACCTGATGGTGGAAGGGCTGCGGAGTGCCCCCGAGCGCGGCGTGCTGACCGGCCTGGACGGGCAGACGCGCGAGCCGACGCCGGACGCGCCCGCCAGTGCCCGGGTCTGGCGCGTCTCGGTGGACCCCTTCGTGGGCAAACTCGCCTACATCCGCGTCTGGAGCGGCACCATCCGCCCCGGCGACACCCTGCGGAACACGACGCGCGGCGTGGACGTGAAACCCGCCCACCTGTACGTGGTGAGCGGCAAGGACCTGACGGAAGTGCCCGAACTCCGCGCCGGGATGATCGGCGTGCTGACCAAGATTCCCGAACTGCACACCGGGGACACGCTGGCCGACCCGGCCCATCCCATCGAGTACGACCCGCTGGTGCTGCCCGACCCGGCGCACACCGTCGCCCTGTTTCCCAAAACGCGCCAGGACGAGGACCGTCTCAGCGCCGCCGTCGCCCGCCTGCTGGACGAGGATCCCACCCTGCACTTTACGCGCGAAGCCCAGACCGGCGAACTGCTGCTCTCGGGCATGGGCGACATGCATACGACCATCGCGGTGGAGAAGCTGGCGGCGCTGGGCGTGAACGTGGAGACGGGGGTGCCGCAGATTCCCTACCGGGAAACCATCCGCGCGTCGGCGCAGGCGCAGGGCAAGCACAAGAAGCAGTCGGGCGGGCACGGCCAGTACGGCGACTGCCACCTGCGGCTCGACCCCGGGGAGGGGACCGCCTTCCGCTCGGAGGTGGTCGGCGGCGCGATTCCCGGCAAGTACCTCCCCAGCATCGAGAAGGGCGTGGGGGACGCGATGCAGAAGGGGCCGCTGGCGGGCTACCCGATGCAGGACGTGCATGTCGCCGTCACGCACGGCAGCTATCACGACGTGGACAGCAGCGACCTCGCCTTCCGGACCGCCGGGGCGCTGGCCTTCCGCAACGCGGTGGAGGGCGCCAAGCCCGTCCTCCTCGAACCCGTGGTGCTGCTGAAGGTGCGCGCGCCCGCGAGCTTCACCGGCGACCTGATCAGCGACCTCCAGACCCGCCGCGCCCGCGTGCAGGGCATGGACCCCGAAGGCACCGTCATCACCATCACCGCCGTCGTCCCCCAGTCCGAGCTTCAGACCTACAGCGCCGACCTCCGCAGTCTGACGGGCGACCGGGGCGCCTTCAGCGTGAAGCCCTACGGCTACCAGGACCTGCCCGAACACCTGGCGAAGAAGGTAATCGAGGCGCGGAAGGCGGCGGCGGGGTAGGGGAGGACAATCATGAGCCAAGCCGAGTCATCGTGAGGGCGGCTCGGTATGCTTCTTCTCATGACGGGGCCGCTTGCACAACTGAGCTGGGCAGCAGTGCTCGCTGGATGGGCTGACAGCTTCCTCACCATCACGGATGTCCGAACGCTGGCGGAAGCACGCATCCTCACGGCGGAAGGCGAGGCGCTGGTTCCGCTGTCCGATCTGGCCAGCCTGCGAGGTGACGAGGAGCGTCAGGACGTACATGCGGCCCTGGCCCGGCTAGCCCGGATGGAGGGATATCCAGTCTATTTTGCCCGTCGGGAATGGCAGGTGTTCCGTTTGGAATGGCAGTTGGACCACCTGGACGAGGACGTTGACCCGGAGGAGCCAGAGTTAGACGCCTACTACCAAATGCAATCCCTGGAATGGGCCTGGCAAGGTATGGGCAAACCATTGGATGTACCACCGCTCAACCCGTTCTTACGTTCGTATGTGGAGGCCGCCGACCCCGTAGCAGGCTTGGTGCTGACGGCCCATGATCTCCGGGCATGGCTCGCTCAGCAGCGAGAAGTGCTGGGGATGGTGGCAGGCTTGCTGGCGGCTGGTCGGGGGCAAGATGTGGCGGTTTTGGCACGTGCATTTGAGACAGCGCAGGTAAACGCTGAAGCACATCTGAACCTTGTTGAACAAGAATGCTCCATCTATCAGAGCCTGAATCTGGAAAGCCAGGCTACGGTGCTTTGGCAGAAGCTTGAGGCATACAACCTGGCCGTATTGAAAGCGCGGCAGCAACGCAGCGGAGAGCAATCGCAACCCGACTGAGGAGCGTTCATGCCTGGGTACTTGTCCAGTTTCCAGGGCGTAGGGGGCGTGAAAAGCAGTCTCCACCGCGCACTACTCCCCGCGCACCGCGTACCATTCCCCCATGACCGTCACCCTCCCCCGCGTGCTGGCCGACCTCCGTTCCGACACCGTCACCACCCCCACGCCCGAGATGCGGGAGGCGATGGCGCAGGCGGCGGTCGGGGACGACGTGTACGGCGAGGACCCCACCGTCAATCAGCTCCAGGTGGAGGTCGCGCGCCTGACCGGCTTCGAGGCGGGCCTCTTCATGCCCAGCGGCACCATGACCAATCAGGTGGCGATTGCGCTGCACACCCGCCGGGGCGAGGAGGTCGTCTGTGCCGAGGGTTCTCATATCTACGAGTGGGAACTGGGCATGATGGCGACCTTTTCGGGCGTGGTGCCGCGCTTCGTGCCCGCGCCGCTCGGCGTGCCCGACCCGGAGGGGGTGCGCCTGGCGGTCCGGCACTCCATCCATCAGTCGCCCACCGGCCTCATCAGCCTGGAGAACACCCACAACAAGGCGGGCGGCACAGTGATTCCGCTGGAGGTGCTGGCCGCGATCCGGGGCGTGGCAGACGACGAGGGCCTGCCTCTCCACCTCGACGGGGCGCGGGTGTTCAACGCGGCCGCCGCCCTGGACGTGCCCGTTTCGGAGATCACCCGGCACTTCGACACGGTCAGCATCTGCCTCAGCAAGGGGCTGGGGGCCCCGGTCGGCAGCGTGCTGGTGGGCAGCGCCGCCGCCATGAAGCAGGCGCACCGCTACCGCAAGATGATGGGCGGCGGGATGCGGCAGGCCGGAGTGCTGGCCGCCGCCGCGCTGATCGCCCTGCGCGATGGTCCCGCCCGCCTGAAGGCCGACCACCGCCGCGCCCGCCGTCTTGCGGAGGCACTGGTGGAGGCGGGCTTCGACGTGGACCTGGCCGCCGTGCAGACGAACATGATCTACGTGACGCTGCCGGACGCGGCCGCCCAGGTGGCCCGCTGGGCCGAGCAGGGGGTGCTGGCAAGCGCCCTCGGCCCGGACTCGGTGCGCTTCGTGCTGCACCATCAGGTCGGTGACGAGGCGCTGGAGGAGGCCATCCGCGTGTTGACGGCATAAAGGCCCGGGCCAGGCGACCTCGGCCTTTCGGGGGACGCCCCCACCGGGTACCACGCGGTAGGCTGACGCTCATGACGGTTCCGGACGTGCCCCCCGCCGTTTCCCTCGCCACCCCGGACGTGCCGGTCCCGCCGCCCGTTCGCGGCATCCGCGCCGTGGACGGCAACCGCGCCGCGCTGACGCTGCTGATCACGCAGAACGTGGTGTCGGCGCTGCTGCTGGCCGTGCATGTGCCGCTGGGGATGACCCTCCTGGGCGCGTTCGTGGTGACCGTGCTGGTCGGCCTGCTCTTTTTCCGGCCGACCCTGACCGCCCTGGTGCGGGACACGCGCTGGCGCACGCCCCCTTCCCCGGGGCTGGCGCTGGCGGCCTTCGTGCTGGCGTTCCTGACCTCCCGCGCCTTCACGCTGGCCTTCGTGACGCTGTTTCCGCAGGGGGCGGGCGCCATCCCGCAGTTTCTCAGCCACGGGGCGGACCTGTGGGCCTTGCTGCTCGCGGCGGGCCTGCTGGTCCCCTTCGCGGAGGAGGTGGCCTTCCGGGGCCTGATGCTGCGCGGGCAGGAGCGGGCGGCGGGCTTCATGGTCGCGGCGCTGGCGACCACCTTCGCCTTCGGGATCGCGCACGGCGTTCCGGCGAGCGTGGTGGGTATCCTGCCGCTCGCCTACGCGCTGGCCCGGCTGACGCAGCACACCGGCAGCCTGTGGAACGCGGTGATCGTCCACGCGCTGAACAACACGCTGGCGGTCGCGCTGGGCAGTTTCCTGGCGGGCCGTGACCTGGGCGGCACGGCGCAGGCGAGCATGGTGCTGAACAACCCCGGCCTGGCCGTGCCCGTCGCCCTCGGGGCGCTGCTGTTCGGCGTGGCCGTGCTGGTCGTGCTGCACCTGTGGCTTACGCCGAAGCCCGATCCCCAGGTCCGCAGCGCGCCCGGCCCCTGGCTGAGCGGCGCATACGTGGTCATCTTGCTGTTCGGCCTGGCGTCCGCCGCCTTCACCTTCCCCACCGTGCAGGAGGCCCTCACCCACCTGCGCGGGGCCCTGCGGTAAGGCCGGGATGTGGCAACGGCTGCGCGAGTTCGCCCGGCACCTCAAGGCTGAACTGCTCGCCCTGAGTTTTGCCGCCCGCGACCCGCGCACGCCCTGGCCCGCCCGCGCGCTGGCGCTGCTGGTGCTGGCCTACGCCCTGAGTCCCATCGACCTGATCCCCGACTTCATCCCGGTGCTGGGGCAACTCGACGACCTGCTGCTGGTGCCCGCCGGGCTGTGGCTGGCCCTGCGCCTGATCCCCGCCGAGGTGCTGGCCGACGCCCGCGCCCGGGCCGCCGCCCACCCCGCCCGGCTGGCGCGCAGCGCGTGGGGCCTGGCGCTGATGCTCGCCCTGTACGCGCTGGCCGTGTGGCTGCTGTGGCGTTGGTGGCTGGGTCCCTGGTGGCAGCACCGTTCCTGAAGGGCCGCTAGAGTGATCCGGTATGGCCCGCCGTAATCGCCCCGCCCCCCCACCTCCTCCTCCTGCGGCGCCGCCCGCTGCTGAACTGCTGACCGCGCCGGGGGCATTTTTCGAACAGTTGCGGGCCGCCGAGCCGAAAGCGTGGCGCTACGTGGCCCCGGTCCTCCTGACCGCCCTGCTGGCAGGAGTACTGTACGCGCTGCTGCTGCGGCCGGTCGTCGCGGCGGTGGCGGGTCTGGAGCACACCGCTCCCGCCTTCGCGGCCCACGCCATCAACGCCTTCGGCACCTTCTTCCTGACCGTCGTGGGCGCGGCCGTGATGGCGGGCCTGGGGGTTCTGGGCGCGGGGCGGGAAGGGCGCGCGGCGGAGGTGTACGGCGCCACCTTCGTCCTGCTGCCGCCCGTCTATCTGCTGCTGGCCGCCTTGCTGCTGGTGCTGCCGGGGCCGGAGGTGACCCGGGCGGCCCCCGGCGCGGACCTGCTCGCGGTGCAGCGGGCCGCCCTGCACGCCGTCGCGCAGGCCCCCCTGGCCCGCGTGACCGTCCTCGTCATGCTGCTGGGCACCCTGGCGCAGTTCGCCTTTGCCTACCGGGGGTTCCTGACGCTCACGGGTGACCGCTGGCGGGCGCTGCTGGGCACGCTGCTGCCGCTGGTGCCCGCGCTGCTGCTGACCACGCTGGGCCTCGCGCCGCTGCTGGTGGCGATGTTCTGATACCGACTTGCTCTGATTCCAGAACATACGGGAGAGCTCCGGATGTTCACGTGGCCCCAGGCTCAGGGGCGGCCCCTCGCCTGTCTTGCCGGAAGCGCCAGAGGCTGACCCGCTCATGGTCCATCGCCGCCAGCCGGTACGTTTTGCTGCTCGCGCTGCTTCGCAGCTTTACAAGTCCGCTCGGTTGATTCTCGCGAAGGGGCGCAATTTGGTATGATCCTTACCCGAAGAGGCTCTTCGCGGGGTCCCACAGCCGCCACAGTTCGTACACCCCGAGCAGGAGGTGCAGCACCAGCTTGGCGGCGAGGCCGGTCAGCAGGCCGACGAGGGTGCCCCAGGCGGCGCGCAGGGCGGCCGGTACAGGTTTGCGGACCACGAACAGCTCCACGACCAGCGCCCCCGCCAGCGGCCCCACGATGAGCCCGAACGGGATAAAGAGGCCGACCAGCCCGCCGATCAGGGCCCCCCAGACGGCCTGCCTGCTGCCACCGTACCGCCGCGCCCCCCACGCCGAGGCCACGTTGTCCACCAGGCTGATCAGGAGCGTGAGCACCGCGAAGGTCAGCAGGAAGGGCAGATCCGGCCAGACCTGAAACCCGTCGATAAAGGTCGCGGCAACCGCCCCGGCAAAGATGATGACCGTCGCGGGCAGGGCGGGCACGAAGGTGCCGATCATCCCGATGATCCACACGACCAGAAACACGAGAAAAGCCAGGCTCATACATCAGCCGGGTACGGGCGTTGGGGGGTTTGGGTTCCGCGCCGGATCTCAGGGTGCGGCGGCCACCCGGTTGCGCCCCGCCTGCTTGGCGGCATACAGCAGCGCGTCCGCACGGGCCAGGAGCGTCAGGGCGGAGTCGTCCTCCCGGACCTGGGTCACGCCCAGGCTGATCGTCACGCGCTCCGGGCGCTGGTCGGGCCAGGTGAGCCGGTCGATCTGACCGCGCAGGCGTTGCGCGAGCCGTTCGGCCTCCCCGAGCGGCACGTCCGGCAGCGCCAGCAGCAGCTCCTCGCCCCCGTAGCGCGCAGCCAGGGCCTCCGGGTCCCCGATCTCGCGCAGGGTGGCGGCCACCCGGCGCAGCACCCGGTCCCCGACGGCGTGCGAGTGCCGGTCGTTGACGTGCTTGAAGTGGTCGATGTCCACGAACAGCACGCTGAGCGGGCGGCGCAGCAGGGTGGCCTGCTGCACCAGGCCGGGCAGCAGATCGTCCAGTTGCCTGCGGTTGGCGAGGCCGGTGAGCGGGTCGCGGCGGGCCAGCGTCTCGGCGGCTTCGAGCTGCGCGCGCAGGGCCTGGGTATCGGCAGGCCCGGCGTCCTCGGGGGCGTCGCGGCGGGTCTGGGTGGCGAGCTGGCCCCGCAGCGTGGCGACGAGCTGCTTGGTCCACGCCAGGGCTTCCGCCGCCTGGCCCTCGCTCTCCGCGAGCGCGGCGAGGGCTTCGAGGGCCTGGAGGCGACCGGGCGTATGCCCCAGCCGCTCATGCCACGCGAGGGCGGCTTGCAGCTCGCTGCGGGCGGCGGGCAGGTTCCGCGCGCGCAGCAGCGCCTGCCCGCGGGCCAGGCTCAGGCGGGCCTCGCCGTGCGCGTAGCGCCCCGCCGCCCGTGCCAGCGCCCGGCCCAGCAGCGCGGCGGCCTCGGCGTGCCTGCCCTGCTCGTCGAGCAGGCGGCCCTCGATGACCGCGTGGTCGGCATCGAGCATCACCGGGTTCTGCGGCCGGGGCAGCCTCTGGGTGGACGCCAGGGCCTCCAGCGCTGCCGCGAGGTGGGCCTGCGCTTCCTGGGGCCGCTCCAAGGTGCGTGCCCGGTGGGCCAGGCCCAGGTGCGCCTCGGCCCGCACGATGGGCAGGTACGCGGCGGCCTCCTGCCCGGGCGCCAGTTCCTCGGCGCGGTGGGTGTCCAGCAGGTGCAGGGCGCGGTCATGTTCGCCGCGCGCCGTGAGGGACTGCGCGAGGTTCGTGAGGGGGGCCACCCGGCACTCCGGCGGGAAGTCGGCGCCGGACTCGTCCGCGATGGCGAGGGCCAGTTCCAGGCGGCGCTCGGCCGCGTCGTGCGCGCCCGCCGCGAGGTACAGCAGCGCGTGGTTGTTCAGGACACGCAACTGGGTGGCGAGCGACTGTCCCCCCGCCGCGTGCTCGTAGGCGCGGCGGAAGCTGACGTGGGCCGCGTCCATCAGGCCCAGGTCCGCTTCGATGTACGCCTGCACGTTCAGCATCAGCGCCAGTTGTTCCGGGTCACCCGTGCCCAGCGCGAATTCCGCCTGCGCGAGCCGCACCCCCTCCAGGGCGTAGGGATAGGCCCGGCGCGGCGCACGGCCCGCCAGCCACTGGGCAGCGGCGAGCAGGCGATCTGTGCTGCGGGGCGACATGCCCCTCACGCTAACGCAGGCACCGCCGGGCCGCGCATGAATTTGTTGACATCTCGCGGGCCTGTTGGGGGAGAAGCGCCCCCCCACCCCCGGCGGAGTAAGCTGCTCCCATGACCCAGTCCACCTCTGTCCCGGCCAGCCCGCAGCCCGGCATGAACCGCATCTCTTATCTGCCCGTCCCCGACGAGACGCAGGTGCCCGAGGGTGTCCGCAAGCTGTGGGGCAAGGCCGAGGCCAATATCGGCTTCGTGCCCAACGTGTTCCGCGCGCAGGCGGTGAATGGCGAGCAGTTCCTGGCCTGGTGGAACTACTTCAACCTGCTGCTGAACAAGGAAGGCTACCTGACGAACGCCGAGCGTGAACTCGTCGCGGTCGTGGTGAGCGGCGTCAACCGCTGCCTGTACTGCGCCATCTCGCACGGCGTGGCCCTGCGCGAGTTCCTGGGCGACGCGCAAAAGGCGGACGCGGTGGCGGTGAACTGGCGGCACGCCAACCTGACCGAGCGCGAGCGCACTCTTGCTGAATACGCCGAGAGACTCACCCTGCATCCCGCCGAGGTGACGGCCGCCGACCTCCAGCCGCTTCGCGAGGTGGGCCTGGACGATCACCAGATCATGGAACTCGTGCAGGTGATCGGGATGTTCAACCTGACCAACCGCGTGAGCAGCGCCCTGGGCTTCGTGCCGAACGCGGAGTATTACCGGCAGGCGCGTTGAGGGCGCCTTAAGCTGGCCTCTTACCGCCCCTGGCAAGGGCTAGTCTGAACCAAGGAGGCCCAGCATGACCGACCCCAAAGGTGCCAAAGCTGAAGGCGAAAGCGGCCAGCTCTCCGAGAGCGCCCGCTCGCGCACCCAGGAGAACAACGACCCGACGCCGATCAGCCAGCTCAACGACGGCGCAGGCAAGCAGGACGACAACGCGGGCAAGCACGGGCGGCCCACCGACGACGCCGACCCCGGCCATAGCTGAGGGGCGTGTAGCTTGTGGTTTGTCGCTTGTAGAAGAGAAAAAAGCGGAAGCTTAGAGCCGAAGCCCAAGCTTCCACAGGCCACACGCCACAAGCGACAGGCTCAGTAGCTGTAAAACCCCCGCCCGCTCTTGCGCCCCAGCAGCCCCGCCTGCACCATCTTCCGCAGCAGGGGAGAGGGGCGGTACTTGTCGTCGCCCAGGCCCTGATGCAGCACTTCCATGATGGCGAGACAGGTGTCCAGCCCGATGAAGTCCGCCAGCGTCAGCGGTCCCATCGGGTGATTCATGCCCAGCTTCATGATCTGGTCAATGGCTTCCGGCTCGGCCACGCCCTCCATCACGCACTGGATGGCCTCGTTCAGCATCGGCATCAGGATGCGGTTGCTGACGAAGCCGGGGTAGTCGTTGCACTCCACGGGCGTCTTGCCCATTGCGCGGGCCGCCTCCGTCACCTTCTGCGCCGTCTCGTCGCTGGTGGAGTAGCCGCGAATGACCTCCACCAGTTGCATCAGCGGCACCGGGTTCATGAAGTGCATCCCGATAAACTTTTCCGGGCGTCCGCTCGCCGTGGCGAGGCTGGTGATCGGGATGGAGGAGGTGTTGCTCGCCAGAATCCCCTCCGGCTTGACGATCTCGCCCAGTTGGCGGAAAAGCTGCGCCTTGATGGCCTCGTTCTCCACGATGGCCTCGACCACGAGGTCACAGTCCGCGAAGTCCTGAAGGTCCGTCGTAAACTTGATGCGGCCCAGCACCTCGGCGGGCGTTTCCGTCAGCCTGCCCTTCTCGTGCAGCTTGGCGAGGCTCTTTTCAATGGTCGCCCGCCCACGTGAAAGAAACTCGTCCTTCACGTCATGCACGACCACGTCAAACCCGCTCTGTGCAGCCACCTGCGCGATGCCGCCGCCCATCTGTCCTGCTCCGATGACTCCGAATTTCATAGTTGGAACCTCTCTCCTTCGTCCAGATAAGTGAAATTGGTCTTCAAATCTTGTTTCCTGTCGGTTAGTATCTTGACAAAGCTCTCTATATGATTTAGGTAACTCATATCTGATGTTTTGGTCTTTACATATTTCAAAAAATCTTGCATAAAGCTTATGAACTCGGTTTGAGTATCGATGCTATAATTCTCAATGCAAACAGCGTGCATCAATGCTCCCTCATTGAGCAGGCGCAGTAGCTCGGAACTCACATCAGACCCCTCGGCAACACCAAGTATAGCAGTAAAATTCAGATTGCTAAATTGATAATGATTGTCGTAATTGTCTGTTTCAAAGTAAACAAAAACGGACATGTCTCACTCCACCAGCGGCACACCTGCCAGCATCAGCGCCCGCCCCCGCTTGACCGGCGTGAAGGGCGTATACGTGTACTCCGAGCAGCCCTCCAGCACGAAGGGGTCGTCCTTGAAGACCTCTTCCAACTGTTCCTGACTCTCCGCATGAGCGAGCAGCACGCCCCCCTGCCCGCTGAGCATCCGGCCCGACACGAGGAAGAGGCCCGAACGGTAGTGCTGGTCGAGCCAAGCGCGGTGGCGTGGTGTAACCTCGGCCAGTTCTTCTTGCGGCTTCAGGTAACGGCTGGTGATGACCCACAGGGTCGGCGCGCTGCTGTGTTGGCTGGGATTGGGCGTCATGCGGTTCAGCTTAGCCGCTTGACGCTGAGGGCGAGGCCGTTGCCGCCGCCCATGCACAGGGTCGCCACGCCCGTTTCCTTGTCCTGCTGCCGCAGCGCATACAGCAGCGTGACCAGGATGCGCGCGCCCGAAGCGCCGATGGGGTGCCCCAGCGCGACCGCGCCGCCGTTCACGTTCACCCGCTCGGGGTCCAGCCCCAGCTCGCGCTGCACGGCGAGGCTCTGCACGCTGAACGCCTCGTTCAGTTCCCAGAGGTCCACGTCGTCCACGCTCATACCGCTGTTCTTCAGCAGCTTCTGCGTGGCGGGGACGGGCGTCATCATCACCCACTCGGGGGCGAGGCCGCCCGTGGCGTAGGAGGTAATCTCGGCCATCGGCGTCAGGCCGTGCGCCTGCGCCGCTTCCTCCGACATGATCAGGAGGGCGGAGGCGCCGTCGTTCAGGCCGGGCGCGTTGCCTGCCGTGACCGTGCCGTCCGTCTTGAAGGCGGGCTTGAGCCTGCTCAACGTCTCCGGGCTGGTGTCGGCGCGCGGTCCCTCGTCGGTGTCCACGACCGTCTCACCCTTGCGGCCCTTCACGGTGACAGGCGCGATCTCGTCGCTGAAACGCCCGCCCTGCTGCGCGGCAATCGCGCGCTGGTGGCTCTGCGTCGCGTAGGCGTCCTGCGCCTCGCGTCCGATGCCGTACTTCTCGGCCACGCGCTCGCCGGTCAGGCCCATACCCTCATCGTTGATGGAGCACCACAGGCCGTCGTGCGTGTTGGCGTCCAACACCTGCGCGTTGCCCAGGCGGTAGCCCTTGCGCGCGCCGGGGAGGAGGTACGGCGCGTTGCTCATGCTCTCCATGCCGCCCGCCAGCACCGCGGTCTGGTCACCCGCCCGGATGCTCTGCGCGGCCAGGATCACCGCCTTGAGGCCCGAGCCGCAGACCTTGTTGATGGTCACGGCGCCCACTTCGGGGAGCAATCCTGCCTTCAACGCCGCCTGCCGCGCCGGGTTCTGCCCGCTCCCCGCCTGCACGACCTGCCCCATGATGACGTCCTCCACGAGGTCGGCGGGAATCCCGGCCCGTTTCAGCGTCTCGCGCAGGGTGGTGGCGCCCAGTTCGACGGCAGTCACGTCCGACAGCGCCCCCAGGAACTTCCCGGTCGGCGTGCGTGAGGCCGAGACAATCACGGCTTTGTTCATGCCTGAAGTGTAGCGCGGGGAGGCTAACGGGCGTTAGGTTCCTTGTGGGTGACGTGTTCCTCCAGCCAGACCCGGCCCGCGAGGCCACCCCGCTCCGCCGCCTTGCGCGCCCGCAACGCCTCCAGTCCGTCCGGCGTCAAGCCGTGGAGCGCCGCCAGCGCGTGCAGCACTTCCAGTACATCCGCGAGTTCCTCCGGGGTGCGGTCCGTCAGGTATTCCTGCACCTCCTCTTCCAGCTTGGCAAGCAGGGCGGGCCTGTATTCCGCTTTGTCCAGCACACGGTAGGTATACGCGGGGAACAGTTCGGGAATGCGGTCACGGACGAGTTTGGGCATCGGTGCAAGCTACACCAAGCGTTTTGCCCGTGCGTGCTAGCCTCCCCTTATGTTTGAGGCGCTCGGAAACAAGTTGCAGGACATCCTCGACCGCGTCGGGCGGGAGAGCAAACTCACCGACGCGCAGGTCAAGGCTGCCATGCGCGAGATTCGCATGGCCCTGCTCGAAGCGGACGTGAACTTCAACGTCGCCAAGGATTTTGTCGCCAAGGTCAGCGAGAAGGCCGTCGGGCAGGAGGTGCAGGGGTCGCTGACCGGCGGGCAGACCGTCGTGAAGCTCGTTCACGACGAACTGATCGAGACGCTCGGCGGCGAGAGCAAGCAGCCCACGCTCAAGACC
The window above is part of the Deinococcus metallilatus genome. Proteins encoded here:
- a CDS encoding nucleoside triphosphate pyrophosphohydrolase; its protein translation is MPKLVRDRIPELFPAYTYRVLDKAEYRPALLAKLEEEVQEYLTDRTPEELADVLEVLHALAALHGLTPDGLEALRARKAAERGGLAGRVWLEEHVTHKEPNAR
- a CDS encoding 3-hydroxyacyl-CoA dehydrogenase family protein; translated protein: MKFGVIGAGQMGGGIAQVAAQSGFDVVVHDVKDEFLSRGRATIEKSLAKLHEKGRLTETPAEVLGRIKFTTDLQDFADCDLVVEAIVENEAIKAQLFRQLGEIVKPEGILASNTSSIPITSLATASGRPEKFIGMHFMNPVPLMQLVEVIRGYSTSDETAQKVTEAARAMGKTPVECNDYPGFVSNRILMPMLNEAIQCVMEGVAEPEAIDQIMKLGMNHPMGPLTLADFIGLDTCLAIMEVLHQGLGDDKYRPSPLLRKMVQAGLLGRKSGRGFYSY
- a CDS encoding thiolase family protein gives rise to the protein MNKAVIVSASRTPTGKFLGALSDVTAVELGATTLRETLKRAGIPADLVEDVIMGQVVQAGSGQNPARQAALKAGLLPEVGAVTINKVCGSGLKAVILAAQSIRAGDQTAVLAGGMESMSNAPYLLPGARKGYRLGNAQVLDANTHDGLWCSINDEGMGLTGERVAEKYGIGREAQDAYATQSHQRAIAAQQGGRFSDEIAPVTVKGRKGETVVDTDEGPRADTSPETLSRLKPAFKTDGTVTAGNAPGLNDGASALLIMSEEAAQAHGLTPMAEITSYATGGLAPEWVMMTPVPATQKLLKNSGMSVDDVDLWELNEAFSVQSLAVQRELGLDPERVNVNGGAVALGHPIGASGARILVTLLYALRQQDKETGVATLCMGGGNGLALSVKRLS
- a CDS encoding YciI family protein, which codes for MTPNPSQHSSAPTLWVITSRYLKPQEELAEVTPRHRAWLDQHYRSGLFLVSGRMLSGQGGVLLAHAESQEQLEEVFKDDPFVLEGCSEYTYTPFTPVKRGRALMLAGVPLVE